The genomic region ATAACACCCCCTGTGTGATGGACATCCAGCGGGCCATGGTACAGGACCGCCTGGAGGCCCCCAACAACCCCGTGGACGAGGTGTGGAACAACATATTCATCGCTGAGAAGTGAGTCACTCACTGTGCCGTGGAAGTTACTGTATACATTACATATCCCCATACACCcatcacacacaagcacacacacacacacacactccgccctTCAAAATACAGTGTTATATGCATAGCTCATGGAACATCATTAAAGCTAGATTTATCCCCACCTCACTTTCACCATAGGACAACTTCACTGAGTGTCAATAGAATGACAGATAGATAGCTGTTCACCTCCTATGGTATAATTAAGCAACAAGGCCCGagtgggtgtggtatatggtcaatataccatggttaggggctgttcttatgcacgacacaacgcagagtgcctggatacagcccttagccgtggtatattggctatataccacaaatcccagaggtgccttaatgctattataaactggtatcaatgtaattagagcagtaaaaatacatgttttgtcatacccgtgttatacggtctgatataccacggctgtcagccagccagcattcatccctcgaaccacccagtttataatactttGTAAAAGTGCCctgaccacaacaacaacagcgtTGCTTGTTCCTTCCTCTGTTTTGCAGATCCGTGGCTGTCAATAAAGCTCGTCTGAAGCGCATGGGTATCACCCACATCCTGAACGCTGCCCACGGTACCGGGGTCTACACAGGGGAGGCCTTCTACGCTGGCATGAACATCGGCTACATGGGTATCGAGGTAGATGACTTTGCAGAGTCTGACATCTCCCCTCACTTCAGAACCTGCGCTGAGTTCCTGGATGAGGCCCTGTTGACACACAAGGGTGAGTCAGTGTTCTTTTGTGTGTTCTTATTGGTGGATCAAGGCCCAATTCTCAATGGACCCACCTCAGACCCTACACCCTATGCATTTGTAGATCTACCTGGATTTGATTGATGAAAGTAATATGGTGAAACTTCCACCTATTCTACCAGACAGCGAGGGAGAGCTATTACCAGGATATTTAATGGATACGATATGAACGTCTTCTTGTGTGATCTCATGTTTTTCTCCCATTTCCATTGACCTTGAGTCTGGGCTGACCTGGACATAGTAGAACCAATCTCTGGATTGTTTGCTTTGGCTTAACTGGACCCAGTGATGATGAGGCTTGGAATTCCATCTCTAGACCAATCCAGAGACTACTTGGAGTTCCATCTAGATTCTAGACTAATCTATAGACTACTCCTAATTACTCATCATAACCAGGGGTGGCCGTCAGTCTTATTTTAGGGGGTTCACTCAGAGCCAATGGACAGGGATAGCCTAGCTATATCTGGACTCTGTTTAGGCGGGTGAATCATCTTCTAAAGCTTTTCAACCCCCCCACCGCCCCAACTCTAATTAAAACCCCAAATAGATTAGATCCACTGACCACTTGAGTTAAATAAACACATATTTGTTAAGAATCAGGTTAAATGTCAGGCAGTAGTAACTAGTATTCATGTCATAGGTTTGGGTCTGCGGGGCCTCGCTGTCCTTTCCGCTACAGGGAGGGAGTAGGCAACGTATCACATTTCAAACCTGGCACCTTGGGGGTTATCATATCATGGGTTATGATGTCAGAGTTTATAAATGGGGGGTACAGTGTTTAGGAGTGATACAGTCACAACTGGAAGGGAATACAGCCCTCTGCTGGTTATAGAGTGTCCTTGCAGAGCAGACGTCATGCTGGCTCTACCTGCACATAAAATGTATTAGCCTCCTACAGCTACAGCTGTTATTATCAACTGGTACCTAATACTTTCAGATTCATGAAATCAGTATTGTCATTTGCTTATCCCTTACGTTGCAAATGTATCTTTAATTAACTACATATAAACCTGGAAAATAGTTATTTCTTATGTCAAGTGTAACCAATGGGAAGTGTGTTTTTGTCTTCTTCTCCTGCAGGTAAGGTCCTGGTGTCCTCTATGATGGGCGAGAGCCGCTCCGCTGTGCTGGTGGCTGCCTACCTCATGATTTTCCAACACATGACCATCATGGAGGCACTGACCACTCTGAGGAAGAAGCGACCCATCAACCCCAACGAGGGCTTCCTAAACAGCTGCGTCAGCTCAACGAGACGCTACTAGAGGAGCGTGATGACGATGATGACGACACCCTCAGCCAATGCTCCGTCATCGACGCTCACACTCGCGCCCACCTGTTTGACGACGAAGAGAGCATGATGGGCGTGAAGGCCCACTCCAtcatgatggaggaggaggaggacagccaAAGCGTGATGAGTAGCGTGGCCTCGTCTGCCGCAGCCGCCGCCCTCAGAGACGGTGTTTTTGGAGGGCTGCGGATGGGCCTGGAACGGGCAGAGACGACAGAGGGCCTGGCCCTGCCTGGAAAAGACGCTGGCGACGGTGGGGAGGATACAGAGGATGGGGATGAAGATGGCATGAGCATCGCCGCGAGTGGCAGAGGAGGAACGAAGAGTACAGAGCGAGGAGTGAGTGGGGGGAGGCACAGCAGCAACAGCTGATGAGTGAGGCTGGGGGACGAGGAGTCTCTCCTGGGGGGCATGAGGGGTCCTGGGCAACAGAAGACCTGGAGAGCGTGACCAGTGAGGACGTCCAGGCCATGAAAGAGCGCCTGAAGCGNNNNNNNNNNNNNNNNNNNNNNNNNNNNNNNNNNNNNNNNNNNNNNNNNNNNNNNNNNNNNNNNNNNNNNNNNNNNNNNNNNNNNNNNNNNNNNNNNNNNcttcatgtccacatcctggttcaaccctaatcctaccttcatgtccacatcctggttcaaccctaatcctagcttcatgtccacatcctggttcaaacctaatccaaccttcatgtccacatcctggttcaatcctaacaCAACccaagcttcatgtccacatcctggttaaatcctaatcctaacttgcttcatgtccacatcctggttcaacctaatcctaccttcatgtccacatcctggttcaatcctaatcctaacctagttcatgtccacatcctggttcaaccctaaccctagcttcatgtccacatcctggtcaatcctaatcctaaccctagcttcatgtccacatcctggttcaactctaaccctagcttcatgtccacatcctggttcaacctaatcctaccttcatgtccacatcctggttcaatcctaatcctaccctagcttcatgtccacatcctggttcaaccctaatcctaccttcatgtccacatcctggttcaaccctaatcctaacccaacttcatgtccacatcctggttcaaccctaaccctagcttcatgtccacatcctggttcaatcctaatcctaaccctagcttcatgtccacatcctggttcaaccctaaccctagcttcatgtcacatcctggttcaaccctaaccctagcttcatgtccacatcctggttcaaccctaaccctaccttcatgtccacatcctggttcaatccaaatcctaaccctagcttcatgtccacatcctggttcaaacctaaacctaaccctagcttcatgtccacatcctggttaaaccctaatcctaacccctagctcatgtccacatccttggttcaacctaaccctagctttcatgtccacatcctcggttcaaccctaatcctaaccctagcttcatgtccacatcctggttcaaccctaaccctagcttcatgtccacatcctggttcaaatccaatcctaaccctaccttcatgtccacatcctggttcaaccccaatcctaaccacagcttcatgtccacatcctggttcaaccctaaccctagcttcatgtccacatactgGTTCAAACCTTATCCTAACCCaagcttcacgtccacatcctggttcaaccctgaccctagcttcatgtccacatcctggttaaatcctaatcctaccttcatgcccacatcctggttgaatcctaattctaaccctaccttcatgtccacatcctggttcaaccctaaccctagcttcatgtccacatcctggttcaaccctaatcctaccttcatgtccacatcctggttcaaccctaaccctagcttcatgtccacatcctggttcaaccctaatcctaccttcatgtccacatcctggttcaaccctaaacctagcttcatgtccacatcctggttcaatcctaaaactaccttcatgtcaacatcctggttaaatcctaatcctaactctagcttcatgtccacatcctggttcaaccctaatcctaccttcatgtccacatcctggttcaatccaaaCCCTAACCGTAGCTTCATGTCCTCATCccagtccaaccctaaccctaggttcatgtccacatccttgttcaatcctaatcctaaccctagcttcatgtccacatcctggttcaaccgtaatcctaccttcatgtccacattctggttcaatactaatcctaaccctggcttcatgtccacatcctggttcgaccctaatcctaccttcatgtcgacatccttgttcaaacctaatcctaacccgaacttcatgtccacatcctggttcaacccgaatactaccttcatgtccacatcctggttcaaacctaatcctaaccctaacttcacgtccacatcctggttcaaccctaaccctagcttcatgtccacatactggttcaaacctaatcctaaccctaacttcacgtccacatcctggttcaaccctaaccatagcttcatgtccacatcctggttcaatccgaatcctaatcctaccttcatgtccacatcctggttcaaccctaaccctagcttcatgtccacatcctggttcaatcctaatcctaaccctagcttcatgtccacatcctggttcaatcccaatcctaaccctagcttcatgtccacatcctggttcaaaacccaatcctaaccctaccttcatgtccacatcctggttcaac from Oncorhynchus kisutch isolate 150728-3 linkage group LG5, Okis_V2, whole genome shotgun sequence harbors:
- the LOC116374070 gene encoding LOW QUALITY PROTEIN: inactive dual specificity phosphatase 27-like (The sequence of the model RefSeq protein was modified relative to this genomic sequence to represent the inferred CDS: inserted 1 base in 1 codon; deleted 2 bases in 1 codon); its protein translation is MASPSEGDQTVPDGEREKEATKVKSIQSHYLRCPSPSSFSVISESRFSMISGSDAESIYMEPIHLSSAIAAKQIINEELPQRGIRAESTPDSMLETAEQLMVEDLYNRVKDMIDDRSPYNTPCVMDIQRAMVQDRLEAPNNPVDEVWNNIFIAEKSVAVNKARLKRMGITHILNAAHGTGVYTGEAFYAGMNIGYMGIEVDDFAESDISPHFRTCAEFLDEALLTHKGKVLVSSMMGESRSAVLVAAYLMIFQHMTIMEALTTLRKKRPINPNEGFXKQLRQLNETLLEERDDDDDDTLSQCSVIDAHTRAHLFDDEESMMGVKAHSIMMEEEEDSQSVMSSVASSAAAAALRDGVFGGLRMGLERAETTEGLALPGKDAGDGGEDTEDGDEDGMSIREWQRRNEEYRARSEWGEAQQQQLMSEAGGRGVSPGGHEGSWATEDLESVTTKGP